Sequence from the Mycobacterium florentinum genome:
TTCGCTCGAACCTTTCTTCACCGGCGTCAGCTCCTCAGTCAACGACGGTGATTCCATCTCCAAGTTCGGTCAACGCACGGGCAAGACCAACGGTGTTGTGAAGAGCTTTCGCTACGATCCCAAACGGCCTGATATGGCTTTGCTTTCGTCGAACATGGTGCAGCTACCCGGCGACTCCGGTTGCCCGTGGTACACCAGCGAAGACAGGCTCGTCGGGATCGGATCGAGTAGTGATCAGGAATGGGCGGGGGGTGACGCCGGCAGTCAAGCCCAGCCGATCCAAGCACTGCTGGACATGATCCGGGCCAACGGCGGCATTTGGGGCGAGGACTTCAAGGTTTGGACGCAGTAGGGCAAACCGTTACGTCAAAGGGCCGAACTCGCCGCGATTTTCGCAAAATCACTGTGCCACAAAGGATTTCTCCAGTTTCAATACCCTGTTGTTGCCAGTGTCGACTACGTACAGGTTGCCCTGGGTGTCCAACGCGATACCGCGCGGATTGTTGAGGCCGGCGAAAGGCAGGATGGACTGGCTGACCATCTTTGTGTTGGGGTCGGTCTTAAATTTCAGCACCCGGTTGTTACCGCTGTCGGTGACGTAGACAGTGCCCACCGCGTTTTGATCCGCCGCCACACCGTGCGGGCTGTTAAGGCCGGAGAACGACAGCACAGTCTGCTGCTGGTTGCCGTTGCTCTGCGCCGACACATTCACCACCCGATTGTTGCCGGTATCGGCAACGTAGACGTCGAAGAACCCCCTATTCACGACCGAAACACCATCCGGGCTGCTTAGGCCGTTGAAGGGCACCACGGAGGGGACGTTGGTCCCGGTACGCCATGTCAGTACCCGATTGTTACCGCTGTCGACGATGAAATAGCTGCCCGAATAAATCAGGGCGCCCTGCGGGGACTGGAGACCGGTAAATGGCCCGAGCCACTCGGTGTTGTTCGAAGAGGACTGCCACGGCGGGGTAGGCGTGGACTGGGGGGCCCTATCCCATAACATCCGGTCGTTGTTGGCGTCGGAGACGAAAAGGTCGCCGTAGTTCTGCGCCGAAATACCGACAGGATTGTTAAGCCCCGTAAACGGCGGCACGGACTGGGTGGGCGAGTTCGGCGCCAATCTCACCACCCGGTTGTTGCCACTGTCGGTCACGTAGACGGCACCGTTGACGTCGACCGCGACACCCGCGGGACGATCGAGGCCGGTGAAGGGCATTACTATGGCCGATCCAGCGGCTGTAGAGGACTGCGAGGGTTGCACCGAACTCGGAGTTCCACTTGTCGCCGCTGTCGCGGGCGAATTCGATGTGGCGCTACTTCCGGGATTAGTCGCCGAGGTGCCGCCACCGGGAGTAGTGGTGCCCTTATTTCCGCAGGCCGCCGTCATCGCACCCAACAAAATGACCGCGACGGCCGCCGTGACACCTACCGAACGACGCGCGCAACGAGGAAAGTTCATGAAGGGGACCTTATTCTCTGTCCATCTCAATCACCAGAAACAACGATTCCGAGTTTCGGCTAATTCTCGCTACGGAGATTACCGACGTGCCGCCCGATGCAGTGATGAGCACGGAGGTCGCCCATGCGTCGACGGCTGCGCCGACCAACGGGGCAAACCCTGTCGACACCAACGTCGGCGTTAAATATGTTGTAGTACAACGGTTTCTGCCTGCGCAATCATAGAGGGCGGGCTAAACATCTTGCGTCGTCATGGATGTCGTCATGACGATCCTCCCAGTGACGCCATGCCACCGAAGAGCACCAACCAGATGATTATGCCGAAGGCGAATGCGCAGCCATTAATAATGAGAGCGCTCAGAGCCAGCCCCTTGCCCGCCCCGGTCGTCTTGCTCTTGTTGAACGCGAGGTATCCGATGATCAGGCCTAACACCGACGTGGCGGTGCCGAC
This genomic interval carries:
- a CDS encoding chymotrypsin family serine protease codes for the protein MALAIAPPAAANVDLAVGMPINIGHHGCSLGFFGFNARQDRLAVTAGHCSDSVPDEPVYADNGVRIGHVVAWKQDAQEGASGKLTGARGYTVVLVYKRFSLEPFFTGVSSSVNDGDSISKFGQRTGKTNGVVKSFRYDPKRPDMALLSSNMVQLPGDSGCPWYTSEDRLVGIGSSSDQEWAGGDAGSQAQPIQALLDMIRANGGIWGEDFKVWTQ
- a CDS encoding NHL repeat-containing protein — protein: MPFTGLDRPAGVAVDVNGAVYVTDSGNNRVVRLAPNSPTQSVPPFTGLNNPVGISAQNYGDLFVSDANNDRMLWDRAPQSTPTPPWQSSSNNTEWLGPFTGLQSPQGALIYSGSYFIVDSGNNRVLTWRTGTNVPSVVPFNGLSSPDGVSVVNRGFFDVYVADTGNNRVVNVSAQSNGNQQQTVLSFSGLNSPHGVAADQNAVGTVYVTDSGNNRVLKFKTDPNTKMVSQSILPFAGLNNPRGIALDTQGNLYVVDTGNNRVLKLEKSFVAQ